From Oxyura jamaicensis isolate SHBP4307 breed ruddy duck chromosome 19, BPBGC_Ojam_1.0, whole genome shotgun sequence, the proteins below share one genomic window:
- the FKBP6 gene encoding inactive peptidyl-prolyl cis-trans isomerase FKBP6: MQGGGGEARAGLGARPWRSGPPGWGPRRAWGLRDLSGDGGVLKEELRPGSGQPVPPAATVAVKYSGYLEHVDEPFCTNCTTKLPRLMKLGEDITLRGLDIGLLTMKKGEVARFVFTPVYAYGQQGCPPLIPPNATVLFEVEMLDFLDSADSDAFFTLTAEQQDTFPLQKVLKVADTEREFGNYLYHKQCFEGAKERYKRAYSILGRSPSNEAEQCQINASKLLVLLNLSVTYLKLEHPDRALMYGEKALEIDHRNTKALFRCGQACLCMTEYKKARDFLVRAQHIEPFNNDINNELKKLASCYKDYMEKEKEMCCRMLASLNSSHA, translated from the exons ATGCAGGGCGGCGGCGGTGAGGCCCGGGCAGGTCTCGGGGCGAGGCCGTGGCGCTCGGGGCCGCCGGGCTGGGGGCCGCGGCGGGCCTGGGGCTTGCGGGACCTCAGCGGTGATGGGGGGGTGCTCAAGGAGGAGCTGCGTCCAGGCAGCGGGCAGCCCGTGCCTCCAGCCGCCACCGTGGCAG TGAAGTACTCTGGGTACCTGGAACATGTGGATGAGCCCTTCTGCACAAACTGCACTACGAAGCTTCCTAGGTTGATGAAACTTGGAGAAG ACATTACCCTGAGGGGCCTGGATATTGGCCTGCTCACGATGAAGAAGGGAGAGGTGGCAAGATTTGTCTTCACGCCGGTTTATGCCtatggccagcagggctgtcCTCCTCTGATTCCCCCAAATGCTACAGTCTTGTTCGAAGTGGAGATGTTGGACTTCCTAGATTCTGCTGATTCTGATGCATTCTTTACCTTGACTGCT GAGCAGCAGGATACCTTTCCTCTACAAAAGGTGTTGAAAGTGGCAGACACAGAGAGAGAGTTTGGCAATTACCTCTACCATAAGCAGTGTTTTGAGGGTGCCAAAGAGAGATACAAAAGG GCATACTCCATCCTTGGTCGCAGCCCTTCCAATGAGGCAGAGCAGTGTCAGATTAATGCTTCCAAGTTGTTGGTGCTCCTGAATCTCTCAGTTACTTACCTGAAGCTGGAACATCCTGACCGAGCTTTGATGTATGGGGAAAAGGCCTTGGAGATTGACCACAGAAACACCAAAGCGCTCTTCAGGTGTGGCCAG GCTTGTCTCTGCATGACAGAATACAAAAAAGCCCGTGACTTCCTGGTCAGAGCTCAGCATATAGAGCCGTTTAACAACGATATTAACAATGAGCTGAAAAAGTTGGCAAG ctgctaTAAAGACTacatggaaaaggagaaagaaatgtgcTGCCGAATGCTTGCCAGTCTCAATTCTTCTCATGCATGA